A region from the Branchiostoma floridae strain S238N-H82 chromosome 9, Bfl_VNyyK, whole genome shotgun sequence genome encodes:
- the LOC118423613 gene encoding peroxidasin homolog produces MAEPTVAVYTTITGILSIAIAVIANSTFYRVYPVSTAVLVGHNVTMFCAFNGLADDDVVNWHKYNPSAASNNKLSHVSSGTVVGPEFRRRFSIVGDNRSGEFNLRLTNAQPKDAGSYRCGVFSVRDARDAKLTVIVPLPRQPIVLGDLNPRTAGKSLILTCRSVGGSPLPQLAWYNGTQRMDIPDSARTEEPSENRVSLDLVISFLTKWDNGANFSCIADQEFPSVVQPKVTSVTIRVQYPPVVKMPKMSVVVIEGQSANLTCEVDSSPGASLSWWKLKKNFPEGPLGSGTLLTLTNVTRKDRGTYQCRAINGVKPDGLGTMALDVKYPPYIRPSFPKEQSVIYGQGVFSMDCQAEGNPKPQVKWRRKDVNMFFNNPMTLSDVGYLEEGFYECIARSEGFREVRRGTFINVIGRPEVLSDSSAVSVTGGDTVRLSCTILADPPPDKITWLWTGPGGGEQRYEGGRNGDVEVKTIVENTIRSELTIKSAMNAHVGDYSCKAVNKFGSDQKEFRVSVTGSAVAVVGVIAGSAAVGMLLAIAAIVALSIRKGWIGRDKKKKKSSKPSESLAYCISGRSTMDYPVIHSKKADTINQKNVIELQHFDKTPRPRPPPKVDKSPYTSGLSYSSSNDASYDHPSAERDKLRDEDIYILRNSYYNKRQHRQEANVQNC; encoded by the exons TTATAGCGAATTCCACCTTCTACAGAGTCTATCCCGTGTCCACTGCGGTGCTAGTGGGCCACAACGTCACCATGTTCTGTGCGTTCAACGGTCTGGCAGACGATGACGTCGTCAACTGGCACAAGTACAATCCGTCTGCTGCGTCCAACAACAAACTGTCCCATGTCTCTTCTGGAACTGTTGTTGGTCCGGAGTTCCGCCGGCGGTTCTCTATAGTCGGGGACAATCGGAGTGGAGAGTTCAACTTGAGATTGACCAATGCCCAGCCAAAGGACGCTGGGAGCTACAGATGTGGAGTATTTTCTGTCAGGGATGCCAGGGATGCAAAACTCACCGTCATTG TACCTCTACCAAGGCAACCTATTGTACTAGGAGACCTGAATCCTCGGACGGCTGGTAAAAGCCTGATACTCACGTGCCGATCGGTAGGGGGCAGTCCTCTCCCACAGCTGGCCTGGTACAACGGCACGCAGAGGATGGACATTCCCGACTCCGCACGGACAGAGGAGCCGTCAGAAAACAGAGTCTCTCTCGACCTGGTCATCTCATTCCTGACCAAGTGGGACAATGGAGCTAACTTCAGCTGCATCGCTGACCAGGAGTTCCCCAGCGTGGTACAACCTAAGGTTACGTCAGTAACAATTCGCGTCCAGT ACCCTCCCGTGGTGAAGATGCCGAAGATGTCTGTAGTTGTGATAGAGGGACAGTCCGCTAACCTCACCTGTGAGGTGGACAGCAGTCCCGGAGCTTCCTTGAGTTGGTGGAAACTTAAGAAGAACTTTCCAGAAGGACCGCTGGGGAG TGGCACTCTGCTCACATTAACCAACGTCACCCGTAAGGACAGAGGAACCTACCAGTGCAGGGCGATCAATGGGGTCAAACCAGACGGGTTAGGGACCATGGCGCTGGACGTCAAAT ATCCCCCATACATTAGACCCAGCTTTCCCAAAGAGCAAAGCGTCATCTACGGACAGGGTGTTTTCTCCATGGACTGTCAGGCGGAAGGAAACCCCAAACCACAAGTCAAATGGAGACGAAAAGACGTCAACATGTTCTTCAACAATCCCATGACGCTCTCCGATGTGGGGTACTTGGAGGAAGGGTTTTATGAGTGCATCGCCAGGAGTGAGGGGTTCAGGGAAGTCAGGAGAGGAACCTTCATCAATGTCATAG GTAGACCGGAAGTCCTGAGCGACTCGTCCGCCGTGTCGGTTACGGGAGGCGACACCGTGCGGCTGAGCTGCACCATCCTGGCCGACCCGCCGCCGGACAAGATCACCTGGCTGTGGACGGGACCGGGCGGCGGCGAACAGCGATACGAGGGCGGCAGGAACGGAGACGTCGAAGTCAAGACCATCGTCGAGAACACCATAAGGAGCGAGTTGACTATAAAATCGGCTATGAACGCGCACGTGGGGGACTACAGTTGTAAGGCTGTGAACAAGTTTGGCTCGGACCAGAAAGAGTTCAGGGTCTCAGTTACAG GGTCTGCAGTTGCAGTAGTAGGAGTGATCGCAGGGTCAGCAGCCGTGGGCATGTTACTCGCTATTGCCGCCATAGTCGCACTCAGCATCCGGAAAGGCTGGATCGGACGAGATAAGAAGAAAA AGAAGTCCTCTAAACCTTCCGAGTCGCTTGCCTACTGCATAAGTGGCAGGTCTACCATGGACTACCCTGTAAT ACACAGCAAGAAGGCGGATACTATAAATCAAAAGAATGTAATAGAGTTGCAACACTTCGACAAAACACCCAGACCTCGGCCTCCTCCAAAAGTAGACAAGTCACCCTACACATCCGGGCTATCGTACTCCA gtAGCAATGATGCGAGTTACGACCACCCATCGGCAGAAAGGGACAAGCTTCGCGACGAGGACATTTACATTCTGCGCAATTCTTACTACAACAAAAGACAGCACAGGCAAGAAGCAAACGTCCAGAACTGTTGA